In Rhodamnia argentea isolate NSW1041297 chromosome 1, ASM2092103v1, whole genome shotgun sequence, the genomic window ACTCCCAAGATCGAGCCGAAGCTCGAACCTACCAACGAACCCTCGCAAACCCCCGTCTCTAACCATCCCCAACGGCCCCAACCGCTGCCAACCCCGGAACTTCCCAATTCGACCCCTGAATTCTTCCTCAATTCCCCACACACCCCGCAGACCCCCTCCCCGGACGGTGGCGACCAGCTCTTCTCCGAGTTCCATCGCGTCTCCGAGCTCTTCCGCAACGCATTCGCCAGGAGGTATggccgcggcggcggcgatgtCAGCGTGTTGGATCCCGAGACGCTGGCCATTGTCCCGGTGAAGAATGAGGAGGCTCAGCTCTCTCCCTTCGTGGCTTCGCCGAGCAGCGGCAGCCGGCGCCTTCAGCTGCAGCCGCGGTCATCCGAGCTTGTGAGGGTCGCCAATCTCAGCGACGAGGAGAAGAGGTACTTTCGTGAGGAGGTGCGTCAAGCCCGCCTGATTTACGATAGTCTGCGTGTTTTTTATATGACACATGAGGAGGGTCTTGATGGTAGGATGAGGAGGGGTGACTTGGCGGCTGCTTCCATGATGAGAGGTCGTGGGTTGTGGGTGAATCGTGATAAGAGAATCGTGGGACCTTTACCCGGCATAGAGATAGGCGATGTCTTCTTTTATAGGATGGAGTTGTGTGTTGTTGGTCTGCATGGTCAGCCACAAGCCGGCATTGATTACTTAACTGCTAGCCAGAGCTCGAATGGCGAGCCGATTGCAACCAGTGTGATTGTGTCTGGAGGGTATGAGGATGATGAGGATGCAGGGGATGTGATTATATATACTGGTCATGGTGGGCAGGATAAGCTCAATAGGCAGCGTAACCACCAGAAGTTGGAAGGCGGTAATTTGGCTATGGAAAGGAGCATGCACTATGGAATTGAAGTTCGGGTCATAAGGGGGATAAGATACGGGGGTGGTGCGACACCGAAGATATATGTGTATGATGGGTTGTATAGAATTCTTGAGTGTTGGTTTGATGTTGGGAAGTCTGGTTTTGGGGTATACAAGTATAAGTTGATGAGAATTCAAGGGCAACCAGAAATGGGTAGTGCTATCATGAGGTTTGCTCAGACCCTTCGGACAAGGCCGTTGACAGTTAGGCCCAGGGGGTATCTCAGTCTTGACATTTCGGAGAGGAAGGAATGCATGCCTGTTTTTCTGTTTAATGACATTGATTCTGATAGCACTCCCCTGTATTATGATTACTTAGCCAGGACTGCGTTTCCTCCGTACTTGATGCTTCAAAATGCTAATGGCGGCGGGTGTGAATGTGTTCTGAGTTGTGGAAGTAATTGTTTCTGTGCTTCGAGAAATGGGGGTGAGTTTGCCTATGATCACAATGGGATACTTATCAGGGGAAAGCCGATAATTTTTGAATGTGGGCCATTTTGTAAGTGTCCTCCGACTTGCCGTAATCGTGTGACACAGAAAGGTTTAAGTAGTAAGTTGGAGATATTTAGATCGAAGGAAACCAATTGGGGTGTTAGGACCTTAGATTTGATACAAGCTGGTGCTTTTATCTGTGAATATGCAGGCGTTGCACTCACGAGAGACCAAGCCCAGATTTTCAGCATGAGTGGCGATCCATTGGTCTACCCAAGCAGGTTTACTGCTAAATGGACCAAATGGGGAGATTTATCCAAAGTGTTTCCGGATTGTGTACGCCCTGCTTATCCATCAATTCCTCCTTTGGATTTTGCTATGGATGTCTCAAAAATGAGGAACGTGGCTTGTTATATTAGCCACAGTTCAATTTCTAATGTAATGGTGCAGTATGTATTGTATGAGCACAGCAATGTTTCATTTCCTCACATAATGTTGTTTGCAATGGAGAATATTCCCCCTTTGAGAGAGCTCAGCCTTGACTATGGTGCTGCGGATGAATGGACTGGGAAGCCTCCTCTTCTTTGTAACTGAACTGTCTTGGAAAGTTGGACAGACTGAATTGAGGATGGTGGCCATTTCTATATCTATATTGGAGAAGTGATGCAGTGCAGCGCTACAAGGGCTGAGGTAAACTACATTTTTTGTTCTGCAgtctttaaaaaattatggaacTATGTAGAACCATTATTTTCATCTTTGGAGATGGATTCTTTGtgtttcattcattttctttgaaaaatgtaGCTATCTTCTAGATTCTTAATTTTTGTCTAGTTTGATCAATTGTTCTGTCTTTTCTGCATTTAGATCGGTTGCTGACAATTAGCCCTGTGGTGGACATTGTTGATGACTAGATATTTCTGGCTGTGGTCAAATTATTTATGACGATGGTGATGATTGTACTTATTACTATTTGAGAAATCATGGCTGCATAAGTACTTCGTTTCACGTTCCTTGATGGGGGAGCTATTATTGCTTTTGCATGTAGGAAGATCTTAATGAGTCATTCTCGTTTCTCTCTGTCCCTTTGGATTGTTGAATATGCTCCAATCAATTCCTTGATCAGGTGAATTTGTCTCATGTAATGGTCCTGCAATGGAAGATGTTTCCTCTcgagaaaaatgaggaacccaCCATGGCATTGTTTTCTAGATGCCCAAACGAGGTCGTGAAAGTCTGATTCTATTTCTAATTGATAGCGGTGTTTGAAACATTGGATCTTGTGGTCAGATCTAAGATTATAACATTGTATGTCTGATATGATATATAAATACTTGTTCAAAAATAGATAAATGTTTTTCATAGACCAGAACTACAAAGAACTGGTATGGCCAAGACCTATATGATCTCTAAAATTATAACATTGAGTCTTTTCCCCCTTACCCAAAAATCTTGAAATGTAGAaacttttatgaaaattcaatcaGTGGAATCGTGCTGACCTATGATTTATTCAATAAAATGAGAAATCTCCCAATGCCCTAACAAATGAAAGATCAAGGTCgttcttttatattttgtgtTGTTTCCGTAGATGCATCTCAAGAATGGAATTTTGATGACTATGCTCTCTTGCATGGTCATAATTGATATTGTTTAAGAGTTGTTAATTATTTAATGAAcctcaatcaaattttttttataatgtagACTGACATCACTGCTTGATGCAATGAAGAATGTAATGCTTTAATTACCTTTAATTATTCCCTCTGTTACTTGGACTGGTCTCTAACACCCATGCTACCATCGATATGACCGTGGTGTGGGTAGGAGATCTATGTTGGACTCCTCCAAAAGAACTTGGACTCCTCTGTGGAGAAAGCTCAACAAAGCTTGAAACTTCTCATTCCAAAGCTCCACCTACTATCATATATGTCGCTTTTGGCATGAGGTCCTAACCACTTTCTTACGTgtaaattttccttttggcctCTCGAGGTGTGGAACTCCGGTAAGGATTTTATTTCCCTGTTTTTACATTTTGCAATGAGGAGACTCGAAGCACCACAACTGGCAAATTTAATCGAAGGCCACACTGAGGTCACTTTTCGTTGTAAGGAATGGAAGTGAGACGTAGTGAAATAAGATTGGTAATGAATTCCAGTAAGGTCAGAATGGAATAAGCATCATACCTTCGGTTTATGGGTGTAACATTTAAAACCTCTAGATTTTTGGTTTTCCCCCCTTCTACTAGTTGGTCATAGAAGTaatgataaaaattattatacaTATCTGGAATTGTCGACACTTATAAACTTGATTTATGCCCAAAAACTGCGGGGGTTACTAAAGCCAAAACTGTACATTCCGTGCATCGACATTTGAGATCACCTTTagccatcattatcatcatgaACCTTCTCTGTTCATGTTGCACCAATATTTGTGATAGAGAGGGGCACTGTATTTGGGTTTTTGAATAACAGAAATTTTTGGAAAGGGTTGAAATGGAAAGTACTCATCTTTTTTCCTGCGGAACAGGAGAGCAATATTTGATTTTGCTTTTCCAAGggtattaaacaaaaaaaaatacttaattcAGCTGGACGATAGAGTtacatttgattttcttttgtaggGCATAACATGATATGGATGAGTCTAGTGCTTGAGTGGTAGAATGAGCATGTGAGAGCATGGAATTGCCTCGCTTTTGCTATTAATGTTCCATCCGCATGGTTCCAGCCAcctttgataggatcattcaaTAATCACCTCATTGAATGCTGATTCCTGTCTATCAAATATGGAATTATATCCTCTTGCAGTCAATTCTCATTTGTTGGATGTGTTATCAGTTATTTGCTTTTCAAGAAATAAGCCGTTGTGAGTTTAAAGTCCCAGTGGGATTGATTTCCGTGGAGTGGCGGTCTCTTCTTAATCTATATGATTTAGAGGTGTCAAAACCATGTGATGATGTATATATCCACACGACTTACGTAAATTATGCTCCAAGTTTTCAGTTTCCTCTTTAGCTTAATAAGTGCattgtattgttttttattaGAATATGGTCACCTAATATTCAAGGATTCTGTGAAATTGTGTCTTTTGGTGCCAAGAACGAGTGAAATGAAATGCCGGAAGTGAAGGAGCTTGGAGAGTGGGGCAGCCAATGATTAATACAGATGAACCTAATTAAATGTGTTGTCAAGATGCATATGCTTTATTGTGGGTCTTAACTAATGACATGATTAATATCAGCCTGAACAAAGGGAAATAACCACAGTTTACCGTTTTGAGGTTTTATAGCAGCTTGTGCTTGTGAGCCTTTGCCTCTTGCTTTTCTGTTGGTATCTATAGATTTGTTATAAGATATAGGTAGTCTTCCCAATTTTATGATATCAAATCATCGACTGTCATGGATGAGGTAATTTAGTCTTTGTCAATGCAAATTTTTGGTTTACCATCACCGGACATACTGGTTCGTCTCATCTGGTCCCAGCTGAATTTTGTATTGTTGGTTTCAGCTATTAGAATTCAATGACAATGTATAAATTACCTCATATTTATTACGTGTCTAATATGGGAAAGGTTTGGCTAAGCTTAAGACGCTGAACTTAAGAGGAAATTcggttgttttcttttttcttccttggtcAGGAACCTTACTCATGCCTGGGAATGGCTTAGGGAATGTGTTTGGGATATAATCAATGGCCTTCTGCATTTATGCAGTTGGCATTGTTTATGTGGATCTAATCTTACACTGTTCCGTCATTTTAACTGCACACTAAATCCTAATTTAGAAGTTGTTCACGTCAATGTTGACCGAGGGCATTGGCAGCCTTGGTATATTTTTCTGTGGATGGGCATGATTTTGGTTGGCTGTATGGAAGCTGAATAAATGGATCTTCGTGAAGCTTCATGAGATATGATCAGAAGGATATTAAGACGAACTATGGAAGCttctttaatattttgtttgtCCAGGATAGACAAGATATGAAGTTGCTTAAAGGCAATGTCGGAATGGAATAGGCATGCTGCTAAATATTTTGAAGTGTTAGGTTTTGTGAAATAACCACATTGACGTATTGAACATCGCTGCAGATTCTAATGCTCCTCTTTGTCCTGTAAACTTATGATTTGGCCTTCGTGATGCGATTCACCTCGATTTTGTCTTGTTGTTTCTGGTAGAAGTCTTGCTATGACTACAAGCAGTGTGAAGtttgctagttttttttttttttttaaattgaatcgGAGTTTCTCTTTAGTTCAGCAGCTTGTAATTCACTGTGACTGTGTGCTGTCCACTTAAACTTGAATGCCATATTAACTGAGTAGACACGAACATCTTTGAAAGTTGATGGTATGAGACTGTTTTGTGGTGTGCAAGTTACTTGATTTATTCACCACACTTGTTATTACTTGTGAGTGGGATGTGGCTCCACTTACTAGCAATCTTCTTGGTCATAGCCTGCAgttgcttttcattttgatttctgCTCTTCGTATAGCACAAAGTTCCAGTTTGTTTCTTTGAGAGCATCAAAGCAGTCACCTCTGATGAAAACATCACTCACCTCCATAATTTCTGACATGCAGATTTTGGTTGGATCTTTTGCGGGCATATGTCTGCAGATGCTGCTTCCCACTTCTGTCCCCATTTTTGTATGCGAGCTGATGCTGCCGGTAAATGAGCAACAAAACTGGCGGTCCATCAAATTTTTGGATGTGATTACCTTGTAGGAGAATTTTTTGTCGAGGACTAGAACTTCACGCAAATCAGCTGCTGGCGGAAGTACTGAGCTGTTTTTGCTGACAGTTTACGTTTTTTGTACTCATAGGATAAGGCCGCTCCATGCACTGGTCGGAGTTGTCGACAGCAACCGACATCTGATGTACACGTAAACCCATAAATGCCAAAATCTGTTGTGCGGTTAACTTGTATATAAAGTTTACATCACATCATGGCTGTACAGTTAACATATCTGTTCGTGCAGACATAGTGGGAAGCccatctctccctccctctctctctctctctctctctctctctctctctctctctccctcccggGATTCCTTGTATTCTTCTTCTATTCTGGAACTTTGTTTGAGGACTTATGCTCGATCAATGTACTACAACACAGCGTCGGGTAACAGGGGCAAGACATTAAATGAGATGAGAGGTTTGGAATGAGATGGAAAATGGGGTTGTACCATCTGATGCTGCGTTAGTCAGGTGAAGATTATCGCAAAGGGCTAGTGATGTCGCTTGCGAGGGTTATGAGTTTATTCATAGGGGAAGATGAAATGGCAGCGTGAGCAGGATGCAGCTTGTGAAGGAAGACTCAAGACTATGAGTCCAATTGGAAGCTGGAACTGATAATAAGAGAATGGTGTACAGGAATTGGCAGAGTTTCTGACTTATTGAAGACATTCATGCATGAAAGAGATGTGGAATTGCTGTCACAAGAACTAGTTCTTGATCTCTCTGTACCAACCATTCCTCTTcttgttttgggttgtgtgGGGGGGGAGGCCACTTCGCATGAGGTGAAAGCTTTCTACTTTAGGCATCGAATGAAAATGACGGGGTTCGGATGGGGGAGTATGGAAATTTAATAGTAGCATTTATTTTTATGGacaattcaagatttgaaaaatatattatgaaaatttatCGCTTTTGTCgctcacaaaaatgaataaacgcaAAATATTTGTCACTCCAAAAATAACTATATGTAAATtgttataaaaaaggaaatcattttctgataactgatttttttaagaggtataactaatcatttttcagaatatttttcaaatctcgagtttttcgtgaaacaaacacaccctaaatataaaaaaatctgaaattaatCAGTCATCTTGTGTATTTGTCGTGTTATTCAGCAAAATTCTAGTGCACCATGcgttaaaattaaaaagagaccAAATTATGTGATGGGTAAATTTCTAAAAGAGATAATAAGTTTCAGATAGTGTTgaaaaactttatgtgactggCAAATTAATTATACCGCAAACTGTTAGTAAATTACCAATAAATGATGAGTCTATCGATGTTAAAAGTTTACCCAGCTACAACAAAATATTACCGTCAAGTTAGTAACTTCCTTCAGAATTTAGCAAAGTGTAATCAATTACACGAGCTGCGTTACAAGCCATCGTCCGTCAATGTTAGCAGACAAAGAAATGAGTTCACGTGTCATTTTCAATAGTAAGTTATCAACACGTTTTGTAATTTGCAAGCTACAACAAAATGGTGCCAATCAATATATTACTATTCATTAATTTGGTAAAAGATGGAAACTCAAACTGGAGTTGATAATGTACTACAACTGGTCACTATTTGTCAAGTAGTATTTGTTAGCACACTACAATTACTAGCTGGTATATTTATAAGAGTTGtaataagagttggtaaataaTTCAAAGTAGAAATTGGTAACTTACTCcaataaaaattggtaatttgacaGTCGTTGATAACTTACTAAATAGTGGTAGTTGGATGGGTAACTCACTCAAATAGAGATTGAAAATATGCTTAGACAGATGTTGGCGATTTAAAATAAGAATTGACAACTTGCTCAAGTAATTTACTCCATATCAGTAAAATTTATAAAGATGGTGCTTGAATCAGAAGGTCTTCGCTATATATCGCTCAATTTTGAGTGGACTGTTCTGTTTATATACATTTAGACCCAGTATGTATTACACAACCAGTCCTCGAATACACCGATGTTAAATACTACGACACAGGCGATTGCATGGGGCTATGAGCATCGACACAAACATTTGCCTCTGGTCAGAATTATGCATCAAGCTTGGAAGGCACCAGTTCCATTCCTTTCCAATTCTCGCTGTCTTGCTCTCTCCATCTTCCTCTTACGCCATTCCTCCAGAGCTATTGTATAGACATCATATATTGGCAAAATGTTCTAGTTAGAGACATTGATTCATGATAGAAAAAGTGTGTTGGAAACCTTCAAAGATATAGATATTCTATACCAGGAAAAGAAACTGATGATGGCTTCTGGAATTAACAAGATTGTTTGGTATTTTGCCATCTAAGGATTTAGATGCTCGCAAGGGGGAGGTGGAGAATGATGAAAGCAATTTAATAGGAATTTACAGCAAGCACATGCACATTGAACAAAACATTGCTCCATGACTACTACCGACCAGAGGCAGGGATATGTACCAGGAAATCCAAAGTGAATATAATCACGCCAGGCTTGGGATTGCAAGAATAAATAACTGTGACCTCACGTAACCACCATGACCCATGAGGTTCAAAATGCATTTACGTCCCATTTGATCTCAAAAGGTTTCTACTCAAGAAGTGACTCATTATAAGATGCATGTACTTGTACAATTTGCCCCCACAATGACCACGACATATGTGGCTAATTTACATTTGTTGATGGATGATGTAATCTTCAATTTTAAGAGAGAGATCGTAGCTCAAGTGTGAGATTAGATATTCTAGAAGACAAAGGACAAATACAAcaaaatgtgttaaaacattATCAGATCAACTTGTATTCATGATAGAGAGCATCATCATACCAGCACACACAAGGAGAAATTTGATGCCAGCGAAAAACTGTAAACTTATTGGCAAACAAAACACAGAACAATGGTAAACTTAAACTTTATCACTGATTCTAACATATTTGGTGAATGCATGTACGCTAGAGTGATTCATCTACCTTTCACGCTAGCAGCATCATTAAGTGAACGGAAATCCTTTAACCGTTTGGAAAGATCAAGAGCAGCAGTCTGCTTTGGCTGGACTGTTTCAGGTTCAGCATAAGTTTCTTGCTGAATTTCTTTCACCTGAAAATGGAAACAGATGAATCTCAAACAATGACCATTTAAGTCACCTCAGAATAACAATACGTATGCTTGACAACGattaatcaattgcacaaaCTGAAAATTCCAGAGTCAACTGACTGATAGCTCACATGTTTAAAGATGATCTCTAATCTGATTGCACTACAGAATAGGATGAAGCATACAACTTCGGATAGGACTAGTAAATCTTAGCATTTCAATTGTGAACATTATGTAAGAGAAGAGTACAGCTAGGGAGAAAAATCttactctttttatcaattCCAGCGGCTGCATAGAAAGACGAATTTCTTCGCATTCCTGTATATACCGGAGCATGGCTGTAAATCAGAGTATTCAAATAATCAGCAGAAAAGCTACATCAAACTGATGAGTAGTCCaccaaagggaaaagaaaaaaggtaacaGAACTGAGCAACAAAGTCAACAAATATTGAAAATCTGTCGTTCATGGTGTTGAATGTCGTGCTGAGAAATAGAGATACATGCTAGTGCTAGAAATCCGTTCCATGGATTTGCAATATTTCATGCCATTTATGACGATAAGTTTTGGAAGGATGATGACACAACTTACACAACTACAATTCCATTTTACAACCGCCAAATGATTGCGGATTATTTGCCAGATTCCCATAGCAACTTGTACAAAATGTAGTGATATTGAATTATAAACCATGGTTGCACAGATTGAGCAAAGCATGCCCTCCAGGGTAAGTTTACACTCTGCTGCCTAGAAAATCAGATAAAAACATTAGAAGGAACTAAACCACTAGTCAGCAGTTTGTCTAGGGAAAGGGAACTTCACGATTTAAGAGATCGAAAGATGGTAAATTAAACTGTACACGACAGTCTTGAGACAGCAAACACTGTAAGATcttctcaaattgaaaagaaaatcctTTTTCAATAAGTATCAATATTCAAgacagagaaaaataaatgctGTGAATTCAAGACACAAGCTACAGCTACAGTGACCATTTCTTCTGTTCGGGTCTACAGATAACTGTCATGTAAAATTGCAGGAGTTGTGAGCAGAGCAATGGGAAAATTCGGCCTTCGCATCTTTTTTGCACGTAGGGTAAGAGCCCCTGTGTAGAGCTTTGGGTCGAACATGCCTTTTGTCCAAGACATGCACAGGAAAGAGATTCAAAGATCCCAGAAAAATTTCAGTAAACACTGAGCTCCTACTGAGTGCTATGAACATATGAATCAAAACCCACATCCAACAGCATATCTTTCACAAGAGCGACGAGGTACAGATAGTCAACTATTATACAAAATCTTATCAAAACAACATCTTGAATCTGGGCATTTCTTTCATTACAATTCCCCCACAATCGAGATCATACAGAGGCATGTACAAAAGGGCAACCAACATTGAAGAAGAGGCACAATCTTAATCGCCTCTTAAGCAACAAACAAAGACCCAAGCTTACAATGATCGAATTGATTCTATTTGTCACAGCAATTCAAAGCAAAACATCTAATcgagcagagagagagggagagggagggagagggagggagagggaccAGAATTAGATCGAGCCGATCGCGAGGAAGCAGAGGAAGAGCTGAAGAAGCCCTGAAGCAAGAAGAGAGCAGCGACGACGTTGAGGAAGCAGACGAACAGGGTCGCGTTCCTGAAGGAGAATCTCATCCTCCACGATTGCTGCATCTCCATATCACACACTATCCCCTCTATAATCAACCCATGAATGGCGCGACGGGGATGCCGTGGAAAGCTGCCGCGAGCAACGAAGTCCAAGAATTGCTGCAATTACGCCTCGAACAGAGGTCAAACTTCGAATGACCTTTTGGCGTTCCGTTGgaagcggaggaggaggagacgagACGAGGGGAAAAAAGACGAGTCTAGagtcaaaagtcaaaaaaagagGAGCAGTTATTGACTGcgtttcttttatgaaaaataacttACTGTCAATGTCATAGTAGAAAGGTATTTGAAACATACAAGCCATTCTTCAGCCGGAACTGTATGTGTTTTCAAACGACAGAGAATGGAACGTGCGCAAACGTTTTCCAACCTGCAACGCCTTCTGTTTAGCACCTCTCTACCAGAACGGATCACGCAATGATTCTCAATTGCTTCTTCAAgatggcgagacggggcatctCACCAGGCAAATACTTTCAACCTGAGCAGCGAATATCCCGAATTTCTTGGAGCAAAGATAAATTGTCAATCAACTTCAGCAAACTCTTCAGATTTTCACAACGTGCAACCACTAAAGCTTGTAGAGTGGTGACGTATTGGATCCCGTCGGGTAACACCACTAATTTCGAAAGTTTTGGAATGGTAAGTTCACATAGCTCTGTGAGGGATCGCCAATTTTTAGGATGTGAATAGGTGATGGAACCTGCCAGTTTGAGGATGTTGGTGGCGAGGCTGAAGAGCACCACTTTCGCAATTTCCAAAGGTGCAAGCTGGGGTTTTGGAGTGGTCGAGAGGCGGTTGCAGAGCTGCTGCTTTTGTTGTGAGAGAATGGTTTGGTGGTGCTAGCCTCATGATCAACTTAACGCACGAATATATAGCAAGGCCAGCCGCATCTCCACGATGCTTCACGCTAATTCAGTCCCCctggctaattttggctagaaactTATGATGTGGACACGCGCCATTCAAAGATAACATTACATGTTGGACCAACATTTAGAGATTACGttgaatgaattaaaagttcggggatgatGTTATACATTgagtaaaagtttagggactatttgtgtcatatTTTCTTTAGTCATTGAGACAGTGAATTTAGCCTCTCCCATAATATTATAgcatctttttcttctcataTTAATTATAGGTCTCTTACATTATAGTGTTCTTCTAGAAAACTATATATTGTTGTGAAATACGTCCTGCTGCATCTCTTATATCACATATCATATTAGCAGCATTACTTAACTATTTGTTAATGTGTATATAGATGAATCATAGGCAGAGATGCTAAGCTGGAAACCTTTTTGAAAAGACACCCAATTTACGAACCAAATGGCAATTGTCTATGATAATCTATATCAACATTCTTTATCTCTATAGTAATAGTGGATTCATCCAATGACAACTAGTCTTAATTTATGCCTAATTTTTTCTCACCTATTTTTAAcatagaatatatattttttcttgttgggAACACAGCTGCATTCTGGTCGAAGATTTTCCAAAcacaagataaaaaaatcaacatgatTTTTCCACACCACTTCCGTCGACGACCGAACATAATATTGGTTGCTTCCATTTTGTACATTATCTTGTTTTCATTTAGGCTAAGTTTGTTTCGCTaaaaatcaataattcaaaaaatatttttcagaaaatgataGTTTGtctcgcttacaaaaatgaataaatgaaaaatgtttctatcattttgaaaaatatatattcataaATTACTATctataatgaaaacattttcgattgactaattatttgaagCTATCTAATCaatcacttttaagaaaataattttcaaatcattcattttccactaAACACATGGAGCCTTAATGTAATGTATTACAATATATAAGGCAAATGTCGTCATCTTACCTTGAGGGAAGGATAAGATTAGCGTGATCATCACAGATTAGGAGTGACTTTTTAGTAAGGCAAACTAGTATGGTTGTGGCCAAAGTCTcacaaaaaaccctcaactttagcatgtGTCCCGATTTTACCCCATCAGCCTCCCGTTCATAATCACATCGTTAGTTAATCATATGTGATTCGAATTTTCTCGTTATTAAAAAACATCCAAGAAAACTCAAATGAACCCTGCACTTCAATTATATATCTACAATCTTATCAACAGCATTCCtatctttttttcctaatttaattGTAACTTTTCCATCATTTAcacacgaagagagagagagagagagtcctagGAGATGGTACAAACCATACAAACCTATGCGGTCATTATTTCATATCATATGCAAGTGAACAACCACAAAAAAGAGAATATTATTCAATGATCTGGACAATTATACTCATGTAATAATTTCACAGCAGATAGGCCTCCACGCCAGGGATCTTGGTCAAAGGGAGTCTTGAAAACCACAATCTCCAAGGACCGTAAACGCCATTCGGTACGACACTCCAACCAACCCATTTCATCAaaagctacaaaaaaaaaaaaaaaaaggacagagagagagtgtgtttcTCATGAACATGTTGGGTCCAAAGTCAAAAGGACCCTACCGCACCAAGAACAAGCGTGTGGAAGCCGAGATCATCGTTCTTGGTTTTGCGGTGGGCTGTGAACTGTGACCTTTAGATGCTTAAACACATTGTCGGATTTGGCAGCTTCACACACAAGGCAAAGCAAAATGATCGGCAGCCATGGACACCAAAACGAGCCTTGTTGGTTTACCCATCTTCCGAGGCCCATCCTTGTTTGAGTGAACACTGAGAGTGACGCGAGACTTGCCAATCTAAGGATTTTGGAGAAAAGATGgggttttagagcgaaacattaggattttggagaatttgctgtaatttcttttttcttcttgggaGCCACATTTGACAATCTACATAGATTTTTGC contains:
- the LOC115755344 gene encoding histone-lysine N-methyltransferase family member SUVH9, whose translation is MGSLVPFQDLNLLPDPPMTATITPKIEPKLEPTNEPSQTPVSNHPQRPQPLPTPELPNSTPEFFLNSPHTPQTPSPDGGDQLFSEFHRVSELFRNAFARRYGRGGGDVSVLDPETLAIVPVKNEEAQLSPFVASPSSGSRRLQLQPRSSELVRVANLSDEEKRYFREEVRQARLIYDSLRVFYMTHEEGLDGRMRRGDLAAASMMRGRGLWVNRDKRIVGPLPGIEIGDVFFYRMELCVVGLHGQPQAGIDYLTASQSSNGEPIATSVIVSGGYEDDEDAGDVIIYTGHGGQDKLNRQRNHQKLEGGNLAMERSMHYGIEVRVIRGIRYGGGATPKIYVYDGLYRILECWFDVGKSGFGVYKYKLMRIQGQPEMGSAIMRFAQTLRTRPLTVRPRGYLSLDISERKECMPVFLFNDIDSDSTPLYYDYLARTAFPPYLMLQNANGGGCECVLSCGSNCFCASRNGGEFAYDHNGILIRGKPIIFECGPFCKCPPTCRNRVTQKGLSSKLEIFRSKETNWGVRTLDLIQAGAFICEYAGVALTRDQAQIFSMSGDPLVYPSRFTAKWTKWGDLSKVFPDCVRPAYPSIPPLDFAMDVSKMRNVACYISHSSISNVMVQYVLYEHSNVSFPHIMLFAMENIPPLRELSLDYGAADEWTGKPPLLCN
- the LOC115755347 gene encoding uncharacterized protein LOC115755347, producing MEMQQSWRMRFSFRNATLFVCFLNVVAALFLLQGFFSSSSASSRSARSNSAMLRYIQECEEIRLSMQPLELIKRVKEIQQETYAEPETVQPKQTAALDLSKRLKDFRSLNDAASVKALEEWRKRKMERARQRELERNGTGAFQA